A single genomic interval of Psychroserpens sp. NJDZ02 harbors:
- a CDS encoding PIN domain-containing protein, producing MHFLTFDTNIYRELGVALNNNINFDYLVNFLKKSHYELVLQDVVYKELIDYFENDYLKKLMYDHKDVYTRFKTNPFIDNIENIDSKTLEKKALKNFKEKLKSTCWKIQTTSYLNPELLIDFSIANKRESKKDNTRDFIIWFNLINLASEYPKDKVILISRDKIFTENIFFKKMLEDNGIKNIIIIESIPKYLSDYGLQVKFLNNEIILNSIDKTEIRNSLLKSVDDFPSYVSDYYNRHKPPKNISFEILDVKVYEYYTYSEDKSEVTLISSFLVRLKAVYDKETQVDLNDYPNKYPKDYNLDEIKHRIDSENRAIYENNVLCIYEGKIDLESKNIISQNFEDFLPDWNVEKK from the coding sequence ATGCACTTTCTAACATTTGACACTAATATTTATCGGGAACTTGGAGTTGCATTAAATAATAATATCAACTTTGATTATTTAGTAAATTTCTTGAAAAAAAGTCATTATGAACTAGTTCTTCAAGATGTAGTTTATAAAGAATTAATCGATTATTTTGAAAATGATTATTTAAAAAAATTAATGTATGACCATAAAGATGTTTACACTAGATTTAAAACAAATCCATTTATAGATAACATTGAAAATATCGATTCTAAAACTTTAGAAAAAAAAGCACTTAAAAATTTTAAAGAAAAACTAAAGTCAACTTGTTGGAAGATTCAGACTACAAGTTACTTAAATCCTGAACTGCTCATTGATTTTTCAATTGCTAATAAAAGAGAATCAAAGAAGGACAACACACGAGATTTTATTATATGGTTTAACTTAATTAATCTCGCATCAGAATACCCTAAAGACAAAGTAATATTAATTAGCAGAGACAAGATTTTTACAGAGAATATTTTCTTTAAAAAAATGCTCGAGGACAATGGAATAAAAAATATAATAATAATTGAAAGTATTCCAAAATATCTAAGTGATTATGGTCTTCAAGTTAAATTTCTTAACAACGAAATTATATTAAACTCAATTGACAAAACAGAAATCAGAAATAGTTTATTGAAAAGTGTTGATGATTTTCCGAGTTACGTTTCAGATTATTACAATAGACACAAACCACCGAAAAACATTTCATTTGAAATTCTTGATGTAAAAGTTTATGAATACTACACTTATTCAGAAGATAAATCAGAAGTAACACTTATATCAAGTTTTTTAGTTAGATTAAAAGCTGTTTATGATAAGGAAACACAAGTAGATTTAAATGACTATCCGAATAAATATCCCAAAGATTATAACCTTGACGAAATCAAACACAGGATAGATAGTGAAAATAGAGCTATTTATGAAAATAATGTTTTATGTATCTACGAGGGTAAAATTGATTTAGAATCTAAAAATATTATTAGCCAAAATTTCGAAGATTTTCTTCCTGATTGGAATGTTGAAAAAAAATAA
- a CDS encoding integrase core domain-containing protein encodes MPKNWVGVPKEGISTLSLSFQIASFFFIISSSFFTEQNACYEKAMEERINGILKDEFYLDQTFDSAAHAKRTGKNAINLYNEVRLHLSLDYKTPNMVYKLSA; translated from the coding sequence ATGCCTAAAAACTGGGTTGGTGTACCAAAAGAGGGGATATCTACCTTGTCGCTTTCCTTTCAGATAGCTTCCTTTTTTTTTATTATTTCTTCATCGTTCTTTACTGAACAAAACGCTTGTTACGAAAAAGCAATGGAAGAACGTATAAATGGCATATTAAAAGATGAGTTTTACTTAGATCAAACCTTTGATAGCGCAGCACACGCAAAGAGAACTGGAAAAAATGCAATTAATTTATACAACGAAGTTAGATTACATTTATCTTTAGATTATAAAACACCTAATATGGTATATAAATTATCAGCTTAA
- a CDS encoding integrase core domain-containing protein, whose amino-acid sequence MPKNWVSVPKEGISTLSFSFHIASFFIISSSFFTEQNACYEKVMEERINSILKDEFYLDQTFDSKAHAKRTRKNAINLYNEVRLHLSLDYKTPNMVYKLSA is encoded by the coding sequence ATGCCTAAAAACTGGGTTAGCGTACCAAAAGAGGGGATATCTACCTTGTCGTTTTCCTTTCATATAGCTTCCTTTTTTATTATTTCTTCATCGTTCTTTACTGAACAAAACGCTTGTTACGAAAAAGTAATGGAAGAACGTATAAATAGCATATTAAAAGATGAGTTTTACTTAGACCAAACCTTTGATAGCAAAGCACACGCAAAGAGAACTAGAAAAAATGCAATTAATTTATACAACGAAGTTAGATTACATTTATCTTTAGATTATAAAACACCTAATATGGTATATAAATTATCAGCTTAA
- a CDS encoding ankyrin repeat domain-containing protein, which translates to MLQKKMLLPLITLLLSCNIGFGQDKMTLIDLIYNDKYEEAKALIKEKKYINQIDEDGGTAFMWAIYKNQLDIAKLLKINGAKVHKKDILYDDNWDLAVGSPLTVAALNADLDMIKFLVLDCGIKANDRELDSNGNLAWNAMFYLAYRNDFEEIADFLIKKGADINLKDSDKKSPLSYAFTNENYNYTRYLLNKNAKSIFVDAQGRTEATFAISCGETETAKKLLLKSPDLIHKNEKLYANPLCVAIINEDENMVAWLLQNGANKKVPLNFVASIFKEAALKESYGTYSLLKKYILNNDLANPTLIPSDTLKKIIQTTYNPAIFKMLLNNNFKVTGNGEDIYTKNKYESIRQLNNKIRILEEYGIQIPIIDSITSPFFQKTLKNKKFNNSIFEHVSKTKTPDSEFYYDVLAAAIHNNNITAFNSVFDKKVTLEPQKVYKNSNFLWMAFKDENLLLFKKLLENGRDTEFLFEENKTLLHRIITSDRHQDCSYLPFIEVLLDYGANIDAIDNEGNTALHLSNKDCIDKLLIRYGADVSATNNKEDSPSKNTYLYAGDILDFTHTKEPQKLVDIFNFTVDKYLTQNSVTNFTPILKSILKRGINLKDKETIAKINLNIISLAKSTKHFNYFNKLQKLLDTHSKGYKVPGLDLILINKLAEDSKIPKSITQIILDDNLPQFKSKVQSLDLSEVDYNDDDAMRIFLALAAQAKSNKIVMHLIKEGINPFNQKIIPYSSYPGSKLDILQTLVDKKNLQAVKYALNTENASSSYDIMNNYVIICELENEKFVKEYLDHYLKKESYLIKSFKTNGDYIYKLNLGVVRNNLWGVLEYLSEKGISMEKAIETSVNRSGWTHKLNTLLILEEKIDFIKYYLNKCDKKQYLSLINQYSKYIIKNNSTKIIDLFAPYIMKNESNSSKFYSNEEMIHGYYTYAILYDNKYAMDAMLKIHPKEKSKKLIRHLKEAIDYSNYNFISSYYDNEFDMSIKLSTRGKHHAGTGDTGMIEYAIQTNRPDMIPFLLECDVTLDNPANNSNSPVKYAAETYNTKLIETILNFDVNPNIIATHYFEPYIHFYNKPWSQILIDRGFEKGFEAFWKKGVNPNINYQKNNLLHTMVKNDYDFTENAPDILNKITNINQQNNYGETALFLACKTGNIKLVKALLDKNADTNIANNQHVTPLMIASFSNHLKITEVLINSKAIVESVDNKNRNALMYAELGNAREVISFLKK; encoded by the coding sequence ATGCTACAAAAAAAAATGCTTTTACCTCTTATTACACTTTTGCTATCTTGTAATATAGGTTTTGGTCAAGATAAAATGACCTTAATAGACCTAATTTACAACGATAAATATGAAGAAGCTAAAGCTTTAATTAAGGAGAAAAAATATATTAACCAAATAGACGAAGACGGTGGAACTGCATTTATGTGGGCGATCTACAAAAACCAGCTAGATATTGCCAAACTTCTTAAAATAAACGGAGCCAAAGTCCATAAAAAAGACATTTTATATGACGATAATTGGGATTTAGCTGTTGGAAGCCCATTAACTGTTGCTGCTTTAAATGCAGATTTAGACATGATTAAATTTCTTGTATTGGATTGTGGCATCAAAGCAAATGACAGAGAATTAGACTCCAATGGTAACTTAGCTTGGAACGCCATGTTCTACTTAGCTTACCGAAATGACTTTGAAGAAATTGCTGATTTTTTGATTAAAAAAGGTGCAGATATCAACTTAAAGGATTCAGACAAAAAATCGCCTTTATCTTACGCATTTACAAACGAAAACTACAACTACACGAGATACCTTTTAAATAAAAATGCTAAAAGTATTTTTGTGGATGCTCAAGGTAGAACAGAGGCTACTTTTGCTATTTCGTGCGGAGAAACTGAAACTGCTAAAAAGCTTTTATTGAAGTCTCCTGATTTAATACATAAAAACGAGAAATTGTATGCCAACCCTTTGTGTGTTGCAATTATTAATGAGGATGAGAATATGGTAGCATGGCTACTACAAAATGGCGCAAACAAAAAAGTGCCTTTAAATTTTGTAGCCTCTATTTTTAAAGAAGCAGCATTAAAAGAAAGTTATGGTACTTATTCTCTTTTGAAAAAGTATATTTTAAATAATGATTTAGCAAACCCAACTTTAATACCAAGTGATACTTTAAAAAAAATTATACAAACAACATATAACCCTGCTATTTTTAAAATGTTGCTGAACAATAACTTTAAGGTAACCGGAAATGGTGAAGATATTTATACTAAAAACAAATACGAAAGCATAAGACAACTAAACAATAAAATACGAATTTTAGAGGAGTATGGTATTCAAATACCAATTATAGACTCAATTACTTCTCCTTTCTTCCAAAAAACTCTCAAAAACAAAAAGTTTAATAACTCAATTTTTGAACATGTTTCTAAAACCAAAACACCCGACAGTGAGTTTTATTATGATGTACTTGCTGCTGCAATCCATAACAACAATATAACTGCTTTTAATTCTGTTTTTGATAAAAAAGTAACATTAGAACCTCAAAAGGTTTATAAAAACTCCAATTTTCTTTGGATGGCTTTTAAAGACGAGAACTTACTTTTATTTAAAAAACTGTTAGAAAACGGTAGAGATACAGAATTTTTATTTGAAGAAAACAAAACACTCTTACATAGAATCATAACAAGTGATAGACATCAAGACTGTAGTTATTTGCCATTTATAGAAGTATTATTAGACTATGGTGCTAATATAGATGCTATTGATAATGAAGGAAATACAGCCCTACATTTATCTAACAAAGATTGTATTGATAAGTTGTTAATTCGTTATGGTGCAGATGTTAGTGCTACAAATAACAAAGAAGATTCCCCTTCTAAAAACACCTATTTATATGCTGGCGACATTCTCGATTTCACCCACACCAAAGAACCTCAAAAATTGGTAGACATCTTTAATTTTACCGTAGATAAATATCTTACCCAAAATAGCGTTACCAATTTTACTCCTATTTTAAAAAGTATTTTAAAACGAGGTATTAATCTTAAGGATAAAGAGACCATTGCCAAAATTAATCTCAATATTATTTCTTTGGCAAAATCTACCAAACATTTTAATTACTTTAATAAACTACAAAAATTATTAGATACTCATAGTAAAGGTTACAAAGTCCCTGGTTTAGATCTTATATTGATTAATAAATTGGCGGAAGATTCCAAAATACCAAAATCTATAACCCAAATAATCTTAGATGATAATTTACCTCAATTTAAAAGTAAGGTTCAATCGTTAGATTTGTCTGAAGTAGATTATAATGATGATGATGCTATGCGTATATTTTTAGCCTTAGCTGCACAGGCAAAGTCTAACAAAATTGTTATGCACCTTATAAAAGAAGGCATCAATCCTTTTAACCAAAAAATAATACCTTATAGTTCATACCCAGGTAGTAAACTAGACATCCTTCAAACTCTTGTAGATAAAAAAAATCTGCAAGCTGTAAAGTACGCTCTAAACACTGAAAACGCTTCGAGTAGTTATGATATAATGAACAATTATGTAATTATCTGTGAGTTGGAAAATGAGAAATTTGTAAAAGAGTATTTAGACCATTATTTAAAAAAAGAATCTTATTTAATAAAATCTTTTAAGACAAATGGAGATTACATTTATAAATTGAATCTTGGTGTTGTTAGAAACAACCTTTGGGGCGTGTTAGAATACCTATCCGAAAAAGGAATTTCAATGGAAAAAGCCATAGAAACAAGCGTTAATCGTTCTGGATGGACACATAAATTAAATACACTATTAATTTTAGAAGAAAAAATAGACTTTATTAAGTATTACTTAAACAAATGTGATAAGAAACAGTATCTATCACTTATAAATCAATACAGTAAGTATATTATAAAAAATAACAGCACTAAAATAATAGACCTGTTTGCTCCTTATATAATGAAGAACGAATCAAACTCCAGTAAATTTTACAGCAACGAAGAAATGATTCATGGGTACTATACATATGCGATACTCTATGACAATAAATATGCTATGGATGCAATGCTTAAAATACACCCGAAAGAAAAATCTAAAAAACTAATTAGACACCTTAAAGAAGCAATAGATTACTCTAATTATAACTTCATCTCTTCTTACTACGACAATGAGTTTGATATGTCTATAAAATTATCTACCAGAGGAAAACATCATGCAGGAACTGGTGATACGGGTATGATTGAATATGCCATTCAAACGAACAGACCTGATATGATTCCTTTTTTATTAGAGTGCGATGTAACGCTTGACAACCCCGCAAACAACAGTAACAGCCCTGTTAAATATGCTGCAGAAACTTACAATACAAAACTTATAGAAACAATACTAAATTTTGATGTAAACCCAAATATAATTGCCACACATTATTTTGAACCGTATATACATTTTTACAACAAACCATGGTCTCAAATACTTATAGACAGAGGGTTTGAAAAAGGTTTTGAAGCTTTTTGGAAAAAGGGAGTAAATCCAAATATTAATTATCAAAAAAATAACCTTTTGCATACTATGGTTAAGAACGATTATGATTTTACAGAGAATGCTCCAGACATTTTAAATAAGATAACAAATATTAATCAGCAAAATAACTACGGAGAAACAGCTTTATTTTTAGCTTGTAAAACAGGAAATATAAAACTTGTAAAAGCATTATTAGATAAAAATGCAGATACTAATATTGCTAATAATCAACATGTAACTCCATTAATGATTGCATCATTTTCTAATCACTTAAAAATAACAGAAGTACTTATTAATTCAAAAGCAATAGTAGAAAGCGTTGATAATAAAAATAGAAATGCGCTAATGTATGCAGAGCTCGGAAATGCAAGAGAGGTGATTAGCTTTCTAAAGAAATAG
- a CDS encoding SDR family NAD(P)-dependent oxidoreductase: MKSNTKLTGKNVLITAGAQGIGESITKHFIDSGANVAIHYFSSADTANELTAYATSKGQKAVAISGDLTKEADANALVDKTVKALGGLDILINNAGSLVARKLLSELEAEFWHKVMDINLTSMLYVTRAAAPYLAKNETSSIVNLASLAGRKGGHPGSLAYATSKGAILTLTRALSTELGPNGTRVNAVAPGLILGTSFHNTHTTKESAAETTAGIPIQRAGNAADVARAVIYLASEYDGFITGATLDINGGVYNM; encoded by the coding sequence ATGAAAAGCAATACTAAATTAACTGGAAAAAACGTTTTAATAACAGCTGGTGCTCAAGGCATTGGCGAGTCCATTACAAAACATTTTATCGATAGCGGCGCAAATGTTGCTATTCACTATTTTTCTAGCGCTGATACCGCAAACGAATTAACAGCATATGCCACTAGTAAAGGACAAAAAGCAGTTGCTATAAGCGGAGATTTAACTAAAGAAGCCGATGCCAATGCACTAGTAGACAAAACAGTCAAAGCTCTTGGTGGTTTAGATATATTAATTAATAATGCAGGATCATTGGTTGCTCGCAAATTACTAAGCGAACTGGAAGCCGAATTCTGGCATAAAGTAATGGATATTAACCTGACATCGATGCTGTATGTAACACGAGCTGCGGCACCTTATTTGGCAAAAAACGAAACTAGTAGTATCGTTAATTTAGCATCACTTGCTGGTCGTAAAGGTGGTCACCCAGGATCTTTAGCTTATGCGACAAGTAAAGGCGCTATCTTAACTTTAACGCGAGCACTGTCTACAGAATTAGGACCAAACGGAACAAGAGTTAATGCTGTTGCACCAGGTCTAATCCTTGGTACTTCATTTCATAACACACATACAACAAAGGAATCCGCAGCAGAAACAACTGCAGGGATACCAATCCAACGCGCAGGTAACGCAGCTGACGTTGCTAGAGCTGTCATTTATTTAGCTTCTGAATATGATGGATTTATTACTGGCGCGACACTTGACATTAATGGTGGTGTTTATAATATGTAA
- a CDS encoding GNAT family N-acetyltransferase: protein MNKTMDFTIETCDKENIKTIVDGINEYNLSQVPALSDIWTRLEFVVKDKDGLEIGGVLAGIGYWNGLEIKILWVREGYRKKGIGTHILQHVETVAKEKGATTAILDTFDFQAEKFYLNNGYIAIGEMKNFPKGHRRIYFSKDLTK from the coding sequence ATGAACAAAACAATGGATTTTACTATTGAAACTTGCGATAAAGAAAACATAAAAACAATCGTTGACGGAATTAACGAATACAACCTAAGTCAAGTGCCTGCGCTTTCTGACATTTGGACCCGTTTAGAGTTTGTTGTAAAAGACAAAGATGGTCTAGAAATAGGAGGTGTTTTAGCAGGAATCGGGTATTGGAATGGACTTGAAATAAAGATTTTGTGGGTAAGAGAAGGGTATAGGAAAAAAGGAATCGGAACTCATATTTTACAACATGTTGAAACAGTAGCAAAAGAAAAAGGTGCTACGACAGCTATACTAGACACGTTTGACTTTCAGGCCGAAAAATTTTATCTTAACAATGGATACATTGCTATTGGCGAAATGAAAAATTTCCCAAAAGGACACAGACGCATTTACTTCTCAAAAGATTTAACAAAATAG
- a CDS encoding 3-ketoacyl-ACP reductase, which yields MEHLKNKKAIITGGGRGLGKATAIAFAKEGIDVAITGRNEAVLKATVAELRVFGVNAIYSVFDVSNYEEVKRSIKTIVETLGTVDILVNNAGIAAFGTFNEMEVSQWSQIIQTNVMGMYYVTKEVLPHLINKNEGDIINVSSTAGLSGNASTSAYSASKFAVIGLSESLMKEVRKNNIRVCTLTPSTIASDMSIDLGIADKDSEDSVLQPEDFAELVVAGLKLPRRAMLKSAALWSTNP from the coding sequence ATGGAACACTTAAAAAACAAAAAAGCCATCATTACTGGTGGTGGTAGAGGTTTAGGGAAAGCAACTGCTATTGCTTTTGCTAAAGAAGGTATTGACGTTGCCATCACAGGTAGAAATGAAGCGGTATTAAAAGCAACGGTTGCAGAATTAAGAGTCTTTGGTGTTAACGCTATTTACTCCGTCTTTGATGTTAGTAATTACGAAGAAGTAAAACGTAGCATTAAAACAATAGTAGAGACTTTAGGTACAGTTGATATTTTAGTAAACAATGCTGGTATTGCAGCTTTCGGAACTTTTAACGAGATGGAAGTTAGCCAATGGTCTCAAATTATCCAAACTAATGTTATGGGTATGTATTATGTAACCAAAGAGGTTTTACCACATTTAATTAATAAAAACGAGGGTGATATTATTAACGTATCCTCTACTGCAGGATTATCTGGAAACGCAAGTACTTCGGCTTATTCAGCTTCAAAATTTGCTGTTATTGGTCTTTCTGAATCTTTAATGAAAGAGGTTAGAAAAAACAACATTAGAGTGTGTACCTTAACACCAAGTACTATAGCTTCTGATATGTCCATCGATTTAGGTATTGCAGATAAAGATTCTGAAGACAGTGTCTTACAACCTGAAGACTTCGCAGAGTTAGTTGTTGCTGGTTTAAAACTACCTAGAAGAGCTATGCTTAAAAGCGCAGCGTTGTGGTCTACAAACCCTTAA
- a CDS encoding ABC transporter permease, with protein sequence MVTKTNSLSQIALQKFKKNFWGVFSLCFIGVVGIISVFAYVFAPDNSQNANQMHVSIHSKSPGFTVDMLTIPSQIKNQQSVFDKLFFGTKNTDTEIPISIFNIKGNQLTYTAYASDGLEGVTKTIDADFIVQNSAKQYIKTVTFYLGTDKYGRDLLSRLLVGARISFFIGFVAVFISLVIGIFMGSVAGYYGGKVDAFVMWIINVTWSIPTLLLVIAITLALGKGFWQVFIAVGLTMWVEVARVVRGQLISAKQMQYVTAARALGFKDYRIITKHILPNIMAPVIVICAANFAAAILIESGLSFLGIGAQPPMASWGAMIKDHYNYIILGKPYLAVLPGLCIMFLVMAFMLIGNALRDALDVKN encoded by the coding sequence ATGGTGACTAAAACAAATTCATTATCACAAATAGCGCTTCAAAAGTTTAAAAAAAACTTTTGGGGCGTTTTTAGTTTATGTTTTATTGGTGTTGTTGGGATAATCTCGGTGTTTGCTTATGTCTTTGCGCCAGATAATTCGCAAAATGCGAATCAAATGCATGTTTCTATTCATTCTAAATCGCCAGGATTTACTGTGGATATGTTGACTATTCCTTCTCAGATAAAGAATCAGCAATCCGTTTTTGATAAATTATTCTTTGGAACAAAAAATACGGATACCGAAATTCCTATATCTATTTTCAATATAAAGGGTAACCAACTTACGTATACAGCATATGCTTCCGATGGGTTGGAAGGTGTTACTAAAACAATTGATGCGGATTTTATCGTGCAAAACTCAGCTAAACAATACATAAAAACGGTAACGTTTTATTTAGGAACTGATAAATATGGACGTGACTTACTTAGTCGCTTATTAGTGGGGGCGCGTATTTCTTTTTTTATAGGGTTTGTAGCCGTATTTATTTCTTTGGTTATCGGAATATTTATGGGAAGTGTTGCCGGTTATTATGGCGGTAAAGTAGATGCTTTTGTTATGTGGATTATAAACGTGACTTGGTCTATCCCAACTTTGTTATTAGTTATAGCAATCACTTTAGCTTTAGGGAAGGGGTTCTGGCAAGTGTTTATTGCAGTCGGACTTACCATGTGGGTAGAAGTAGCTAGAGTCGTGAGAGGGCAGTTGATAAGCGCTAAACAAATGCAATATGTAACAGCTGCACGTGCTTTAGGGTTTAAAGATTATAGGATTATTACTAAACACATCTTGCCCAATATTATGGCACCAGTTATTGTTATTTGTGCAGCAAATTTTGCAGCAGCGATATTAATAGAGTCTGGACTTAGTTTTTTAGGAATTGGAGCGCAACCACCTATGGCTAGTTGGGGCGCTATGATAAAAGACCATTACAACTACATAATCCTAGGAAAACCTTATTTAGCGGTTTTACCAGGCTTATGTATTATGTTTTTAGTAATGGCCTTTATGCTTATTGGAAATGCGTTACGCGACGCTTTAGATGTTAAAAATTAA
- a CDS encoding carboxy terminal-processing peptidase — MKRKYNIILLVLLLAFGSCSFTAKVDDDPDKDKLLIQIITLALDQLHFEPKELNDSFSKEIYSDYLELVDPLKRYFLQSDIDEFKKFETQIDDQLRASDISFFNTVYQRLIQRQNDAKVYYRSILEKPFDFYEDEDYNTDYETLTYTKSKKALKERWRQQLKFNTLSGYDMLIDQQNGDSKTEGEDTEEVSEPIVEKSLIELEVEARTETLKTLDNYFTDYIEDMEREDWFAMYVNTIVEEFDPHTSYMAPTDKDRFDQQMSGKLEGIGARLQKKMDYIKIVELISGGPAWRDGKIEVGDVIVKVRQDKEKEAISVVGMRIDDAIKLIKGPKGSKVILTMKKVDGSFEDIAITRDIVELEETYAKSSIVKKEGINYGVINLPKFYVDFEDYNSRNASSDIKLEIERLKEQGIEGLVLDLRNNGGGSLRTVVDMAGLFIKDGPIVQVRSTGEPKEVLSDEDKSISWDGPLVIMVNELSASASEILAAAMQDYKRAIIIGSKQTYGKGTVQNVLDLNRMVRNSSHGDLGALKLTRQKFYRINGGSTQLEGVKSDVVVPDRYSFIDIGERDQENPLAWDKITPVEYEVWNSYFDYNTTIANSKRRMENNEQLKLIENSAKWAKSKMDDNSYSLNYTKYKSKLKLNEEEAKQFEAISDYKTNLTFESLPYEQKLFTQDTTLRDKRNRWHENLSKDVYVEEALNVLNDLKMTYEINKLATIRN; from the coding sequence ATGAAAAGGAAATACAATATAATATTACTAGTGTTACTATTAGCATTTGGTTCTTGCAGTTTTACTGCAAAAGTAGATGATGATCCAGATAAGGATAAATTATTAATTCAGATTATTACTTTAGCTTTAGACCAGTTGCATTTTGAGCCAAAAGAATTAAACGATTCCTTTTCTAAAGAAATCTACTCGGACTATCTAGAATTAGTAGATCCGTTAAAACGTTATTTCTTACAATCAGATATTGACGAATTTAAAAAGTTTGAAACGCAAATTGATGATCAATTGAGAGCTTCAGATATTTCTTTTTTTAATACGGTTTATCAGCGCTTAATTCAACGTCAGAATGATGCAAAAGTATATTATAGAAGTATTTTAGAAAAGCCTTTTGATTTTTATGAAGATGAAGATTATAATACAGATTATGAAACCTTAACGTATACAAAAAGTAAAAAAGCTTTGAAAGAACGTTGGAGGCAGCAATTAAAGTTTAACACACTTTCTGGTTATGATATGTTAATTGATCAACAGAATGGAGATTCTAAAACAGAAGGAGAAGATACGGAAGAGGTGTCAGAGCCAATCGTTGAAAAATCTTTAATAGAACTAGAGGTGGAAGCCCGAACTGAAACTTTAAAAACTTTAGATAATTATTTTACGGATTATATAGAAGATATGGAGCGTGAGGATTGGTTTGCTATGTATGTTAATACTATAGTAGAAGAGTTTGATCCACATACGTCTTACATGGCACCTACAGATAAAGATCGTTTTGACCAGCAAATGTCTGGGAAGTTAGAAGGGATTGGAGCACGTTTACAAAAGAAAATGGACTACATTAAAATAGTCGAATTAATTTCAGGAGGTCCAGCTTGGAGAGATGGTAAGATTGAAGTTGGAGATGTTATTGTAAAAGTACGTCAGGATAAAGAAAAGGAAGCTATTAGCGTTGTTGGGATGCGTATTGATGATGCTATCAAATTAATTAAAGGACCTAAAGGGTCTAAGGTTATTTTGACAATGAAAAAAGTAGACGGATCATTCGAGGATATTGCAATTACAAGGGACATTGTAGAGTTAGAAGAAACGTATGCAAAATCGTCTATAGTAAAAAAAGAAGGTATAAATTATGGCGTAATTAATCTGCCTAAATTTTATGTGGATTTTGAAGATTACAATAGCAGAAATGCCTCTTCAGATATTAAATTAGAAATCGAACGTTTAAAAGAGCAGGGTATTGAAGGGTTAGTATTGGATCTACGTAATAACGGAGGTGGCTCGTTAAGAACTGTTGTTGATATGGCTGGTTTATTTATTAAAGATGGTCCAATTGTACAGGTAAGATCTACTGGCGAACCAAAAGAAGTTTTAAGTGACGAAGACAAATCGATTAGTTGGGATGGACCTTTAGTTATAATGGTTAACGAGTTGTCGGCTTCTGCTTCAGAAATTTTAGCTGCAGCAATGCAAGATTACAAGCGAGCTATAATAATAGGTAGTAAACAAACTTATGGTAAAGGAACAGTACAGAATGTATTGGATTTAAACCGTATGGTTCGTAACAGTTCTCATGGAGATTTAGGAGCTTTAAAATTAACACGTCAAAAGTTCTATCGTATTAACGGTGGCTCAACACAATTAGAAGGTGTTAAAAGTGATGTGGTTGTTCCGGATCGCTATAGTTTTATTGATATTGGAGAACGTGATCAAGAAAATCCATTAGCTTGGGATAAAATTACACCTGTAGAGTATGAAGTTTGGAATAGTTATTTTGATTATAATACGACTATCGCTAACAGTAAAAGGCGTATGGAGAATAACGAACAGCTAAAGCTTATTGAAAATAGTGCTAAATGGGCCAAATCAAAAATGGACGACAATAGTTACTCGTTAAATTATACAAAATATAAGTCAAAGTTAAAGTTAAACGAAGAAGAAGCTAAGCAGTTTGAAGCTATTTCGGATTACAAAACTAACTTGACTTTCGAGTCGTTACCATACGAGCAAAAATTATTTACGCAAGACACGACTTTACGTGATAAACGAAATAGATGGCATGAAAATTTAAGTAAGGATGTTTATGTTGAAGAAGCTCTTAATGTTTTAAACGACTTAAAAATGACTTACGAGATTAATAAATTAGCAACCATAAGAAACTAA